The following are from one region of the Gloeomargarita lithophora Alchichica-D10 genome:
- the tsaE gene encoding tRNA (adenosine(37)-N6)-threonylcarbamoyltransferase complex ATPase subunit type 1 TsaE codes for MVVDLPDPAATVGLGMGLAEILPAGAILLLQGDLGSGKTTLVQGLAQGLGISEPVTSPTFALIQEYPEGRIPLYHLDLYRLTPEEVQQLHLETYWQEVAPGIVAIEWPERLPIRPVNYLHLSWQSMTSGRRVTLTAQGTTPQSWLENFSQSQGFGELV; via the coding sequence GTGGTGGTAGATTTACCCGACCCAGCGGCAACGGTGGGCTTGGGCATGGGGCTGGCCGAAATACTCCCCGCAGGCGCAATTCTGTTGCTCCAGGGGGACTTGGGCAGTGGCAAAACCACCCTCGTCCAGGGGTTAGCCCAGGGGTTGGGCATTAGCGAACCGGTTACCAGCCCCACCTTTGCCCTGATTCAAGAATATCCCGAAGGCCGCATCCCCCTCTATCACCTGGATTTGTACCGTTTAACGCCAGAGGAAGTCCAACAATTACACCTGGAAACCTACTGGCAGGAAGTAGCGCCGGGAATTGTGGCGATTGAATGGCCGGAGCGATTGCCAATAAGGCCAGTAAATTACCTGCATTTGTCCTGGCAAAGTATGACATCGGGACGGCGGGTGACCTTAACTGCCCAGGGGACGACACCGCAATCGTGGCTGGAAAACTTCAGTCAGAGTCAAGGTTTTGGCGAATTGGTTTAG
- a CDS encoding gluconeogenesis factor YvcK family protein yields the protein MGKSAPPRLRQWLKWLKPGLLVKRWLVVTCLGTVLVVLGLSIFLRLTPVNSLLQLMESVLRTLATVIPNYISGPVAILAGIGLIIWSQTRSMGSLSAALRPEGEQALVDVLIAQRQRNRGPKIVALGGGTGLSRLLRGLKAYSSNITAIVTVADDGGSSGRLRREVGVLPPGDIRNCLAALASEEQLLTELFQYRFESGEGLSGHSFGNLYLTALTTITGNLEQAIAASSRVLAVRGQVLPATMADVHLWADLADGRRIEGESQIPKAKGQIVRIGCTPAAPPALPKALEAIEEADLILVGPGSLYTSVIPNLLVPEITQAIAQATVPRIYICNAMTEPGETQGYRVSDHLQAIERVTGQRIFDVVLVQKRPPSAQALQRYAQVGAGFVELDRESVVKMGYRLILADVIQEDPQKAQVQHHSQRLAHVLMRWYSRVQGWW from the coding sequence ATGGGTAAGTCCGCCCCGCCCCGCTTGCGGCAATGGCTCAAGTGGCTCAAACCGGGATTGCTGGTCAAACGTTGGTTGGTCGTGACCTGCCTGGGGACGGTGTTGGTGGTGTTGGGGCTGTCCATTTTCCTGCGTCTGACCCCGGTGAATAGTTTGTTGCAGTTGATGGAGAGTGTCCTGCGGACTTTGGCGACGGTAATTCCCAACTATATTTCTGGGCCAGTGGCAATTTTGGCGGGGATTGGGTTGATTATTTGGAGCCAAACCCGCTCTATGGGCAGTTTGAGTGCCGCCCTGCGCCCGGAGGGGGAACAGGCATTGGTGGATGTGTTGATTGCCCAACGCCAGCGCAACCGGGGGCCGAAAATTGTCGCTTTGGGGGGTGGCACGGGGTTGTCCCGGCTGTTGCGGGGTCTGAAAGCCTACAGCAGTAATATCACGGCCATTGTTACCGTGGCGGACGATGGGGGTTCCTCCGGGCGACTGCGGCGGGAGGTGGGGGTATTGCCGCCGGGGGATATTCGCAACTGTTTGGCGGCCTTGGCGAGCGAGGAGCAGTTGTTGACGGAATTGTTTCAATATCGGTTTGAGTCGGGGGAAGGGCTGAGCGGCCATAGCTTTGGCAATTTGTACCTGACGGCACTCACGACGATTACGGGGAATCTGGAGCAGGCGATTGCCGCCAGTTCGCGGGTGTTGGCGGTGCGGGGGCAGGTGCTCCCGGCGACGATGGCGGATGTGCATCTGTGGGCGGATTTGGCCGATGGTCGCCGCATTGAGGGGGAATCGCAAATCCCGAAGGCCAAGGGGCAAATTGTGCGGATTGGCTGTACTCCGGCGGCTCCCCCGGCGTTACCCAAAGCCTTGGAAGCGATTGAGGAAGCGGATTTAATCCTCGTTGGGCCGGGGAGTCTTTATACCAGTGTGATTCCCAATTTGTTGGTGCCGGAAATTACCCAGGCGATTGCCCAGGCGACGGTGCCCCGGATTTACATTTGCAATGCCATGACCGAACCGGGGGAAACCCAGGGCTACCGGGTGTCCGACCACTTGCAGGCCATTGAACGGGTGACGGGGCAACGGATTTTTGATGTGGTGCTGGTGCAAAAAAGACCGCCTTCTGCCCAGGCGCTACAACGCTATGCCCAGGTGGGGGCGGGTTTTGTGGAATTGGATCGAGAATCGGTGGTCAAAATGGGCTACCGCTTGATTCTGGCGGACGTGATTCAAGAAGACCCGCAAAAAGCCCAGGTGCAACACCATTCCCAACGGCTGGCTCATGTCCTGATGCGGTGGTACAGCCGGGTGCAGGGGTGGTGGTAG
- the cobO gene encoding cob(I)yrinic acid a,c-diamide adenosyltransferase, translating to MQKRQQVQAAHLAQCTEKGLVIVHTGEGKGKTTAALGMVLRSLGHGYRVAVVQFIKGAWCPAERTVLEHWSQQLTWHALGEGFTWETQDRERDRQCAQQAWAVACDYLKNPDYYLTVLDEVNVALKLGYLEINQVLQDLGQKPPQTHVVLTGRGAPPELMEVADLVTEMTVRKHPFRSQGIKAQAGIEY from the coding sequence ATGCAGAAACGCCAACAGGTGCAGGCGGCGCATTTAGCCCAATGTACTGAAAAAGGGCTGGTAATTGTTCATACAGGAGAAGGGAAGGGCAAAACCACGGCGGCCTTGGGCATGGTACTGCGTTCCCTGGGGCATGGCTATCGGGTGGCGGTGGTGCAGTTTATCAAGGGAGCCTGGTGTCCGGCGGAGCGCACGGTGCTAGAGCATTGGTCACAGCAACTCACCTGGCACGCTTTGGGGGAGGGATTCACCTGGGAGACCCAAGACCGGGAGCGGGATCGGCAGTGTGCCCAGCAGGCGTGGGCGGTGGCCTGTGATTACCTGAAAAACCCGGATTATTATCTAACCGTCCTGGATGAGGTGAATGTGGCCTTGAAACTGGGTTATTTAGAAATTAACCAGGTATTGCAGGATTTAGGCCAAAAACCCCCCCAGACCCATGTGGTGTTGACCGGACGGGGTGCCCCCCCGGAATTGATGGAGGTGGCGGATTTGGTGACGGAAATGACCGTGCGTAAACACCCGTTCCGTTCCCAGGGGATCAAAGCCCAGGCGGGGATTGAGTACTAG
- the tsf gene encoding translation elongation factor Ts, whose amino-acid sequence MAEVSAQMVKTLREKTGAGMMDCKKALQQSEGDLDKAIEFLRQKGLASADKKAGRSTTEGVIYSYIHTGSKLGVLLEINCETDFVAKGADFQGLAHNIALQIAATENVEYVDMSEIPAAAIEREKAIEMGREDLAKKPEAVREKVVQGRLDKLFKERCLVDQPYIKDPNITVGDLVKQTIARVGENIRVRRFTRYRLGEELATPTPEVVAPEITAPETVTPEVVVEPVAEATPEPVAEAVVAEIAAEPTDKKKSKSSSQKK is encoded by the coding sequence ATGGCCGAAGTTTCCGCCCAAATGGTCAAAACCCTCCGGGAGAAAACCGGTGCGGGCATGATGGACTGCAAAAAAGCCCTGCAACAGAGCGAGGGTGATCTGGACAAGGCCATTGAGTTTTTGCGCCAGAAGGGTTTGGCCTCGGCGGACAAAAAAGCCGGTCGCAGTACCACGGAAGGGGTGATCTACAGCTATATCCACACCGGCAGTAAGTTGGGGGTTTTGCTGGAAATCAACTGCGAAACGGATTTTGTCGCCAAGGGTGCGGACTTCCAGGGTTTGGCGCACAATATCGCCCTGCAAATTGCCGCCACGGAAAATGTGGAATACGTTGACATGAGCGAAATTCCGGCGGCCGCCATCGAGCGGGAAAAGGCGATTGAGATGGGCAGGGAAGACCTGGCCAAAAAACCGGAGGCGGTGCGGGAAAAGGTTGTCCAAGGCCGGTTGGATAAATTGTTCAAAGAGCGGTGCTTGGTGGATCAACCCTACATCAAAGACCCGAATATCACCGTGGGGGATTTGGTGAAGCAAACCATCGCCCGGGTGGGGGAAAATATCCGGGTGCGCCGCTTTACCCGCTATCGTTTGGGAGAGGAATTGGCGACCCCAACACCGGAAGTTGTTGCGCCAGAAATTACTGCGCCAGAGACAGTTACGCCGGAAGTTGTCGTAGAACCGGTTGCAGAGGCCACCCCGGAACCGGTGGCCGAAGCTGTGGTGGCGGAAATAGCCGCAGAGCCGACAGACAAGAAGAAATCCAAATCCAGTTCCCAGAAAAAGTAA
- the rpsB gene encoding 30S ribosomal protein S2 — MSVSLAQLLEAGVHFGHQARRWNPKMSPYIFAERNGVHIIDLVQTASLLNEAYEYMRRAAEANKKFLFIGTKRQAAGIVAQEASRCDAYYINQRWLGGMLTNWTTIKSRVDRLKDLERREETGGLDLLPKKEASTLRRELERLRKYLGGIKMMRRPPDIVVIVDQKREYNAVQECLKLNIPIVALLDTNCDPDVVNVPIPANDDAIRSIKLVLGSLVDAICEGRGGQVPDGDGLEPGEEDLPLAAEEGDIPEESES, encoded by the coding sequence ATGTCTGTTTCCTTAGCCCAACTGTTGGAAGCGGGGGTGCATTTCGGCCACCAAGCCCGCCGCTGGAACCCCAAAATGTCCCCGTACATTTTCGCCGAGCGCAACGGGGTGCATATCATTGACCTGGTGCAGACCGCCAGTTTGCTCAATGAAGCCTATGAATATATGCGCCGCGCCGCTGAAGCCAATAAAAAGTTTTTGTTTATTGGCACCAAACGCCAGGCCGCCGGGATTGTCGCTCAAGAAGCCAGCCGCTGTGATGCCTATTACATCAATCAACGCTGGTTGGGGGGGATGCTCACCAACTGGACAACGATTAAATCCCGCGTGGATCGCCTCAAGGACTTGGAGCGGCGGGAAGAAACCGGTGGCCTTGACCTCCTGCCCAAGAAGGAGGCCTCCACCCTGCGGCGGGAATTGGAGCGGCTCCGCAAGTATTTGGGGGGGATTAAGATGATGCGGCGGCCTCCCGATATTGTGGTGATTGTGGATCAAAAACGGGAATACAACGCCGTTCAAGAATGTCTGAAACTCAACATTCCCATCGTGGCACTGCTGGATACCAACTGTGACCCGGATGTGGTGAATGTACCCATTCCCGCCAACGATGATGCGATTCGCTCCATCAAGCTGGTGTTGGGTTCTTTGGTAGATGCCATTTGTGAAGGCAGGGGCGGGCAAGTACCTGATGGGGATGGCCTGGAACCCGGCGAAGAAGACCTACCCTTAGCGGCAGAGGAGGGGGACATCCCGGAGGAATCCGAATCCTGA
- a CDS encoding J domain-containing protein, whose translation MVGVSKPTYYEILGVHRFANGETIRRAYRELSKRYHPDTTTLPIPIAQEKFHQINTAYTVLISPQQRAAYDQQLWQSILPSTPTLQQIQQMYSAYLDPTDRPLSAGELFALFLLGFTFVGCLFLVLALGLARSGGMGAL comes from the coding sequence ATGGTGGGTGTGTCGAAGCCAACCTATTATGAAATTTTGGGGGTGCATCGTTTTGCCAATGGGGAAACGATTCGACGTGCCTATCGGGAACTGAGCAAACGTTACCACCCTGATACCACTACCCTACCCATCCCGATTGCCCAGGAAAAATTTCATCAAATCAATACGGCCTACACGGTACTGATTTCACCCCAACAACGGGCGGCCTATGACCAACAACTGTGGCAAAGCATCCTGCCTTCCACCCCAACCTTGCAACAGATTCAACAGATGTATTCTGCCTATCTTGACCCCACGGATCGCCCCCTATCGGCGGGGGAATTGTTTGCCCTATTTCTGTTGGGATTTACGTTTGTAGGATGTTTATTTTTGGTGCTGGCTCTGGGGTTGGCTCGTTCGGGGGGCATGGGTGCGTTATGA
- the folK gene encoding 2-amino-4-hydroxy-6-hydroxymethyldihydropteridine diphosphokinase: MHIDDRCTNQSQQIAIALGSNLGDSVAILTQAFAYLTGNYGLKLICHSHWYQTPPLGPPQPDFINGCAVLEMTHSPGDLLQILLATERHFGRFRRGKWQARTLDLDMIFYGHEMLNTPDLTIPHPEYHHRAFVLVPLAEIAPDWRDPHTGLTVRILAQKADRSGIMIIRDS, from the coding sequence ATGCACATTGACGACAGATGTACCAATCAAAGCCAGCAAATTGCCATTGCTCTGGGCAGTAATTTGGGGGATTCTGTGGCTATTTTGACCCAGGCGTTCGCTTATTTAACGGGAAACTATGGGTTAAAATTAATTTGCCATTCCCATTGGTATCAAACGCCACCGTTGGGGCCACCACAACCGGATTTTATCAACGGCTGTGCGGTGTTGGAAATGACCCATTCCCCTGGGGATTTATTGCAAATTTTGTTAGCAACGGAACGGCATTTTGGCCGGTTTCGCAGGGGTAAATGGCAAGCCCGTACCCTGGATTTGGATATGATTTTTTATGGGCATGAAATGTTAAATACTCCCGACTTGACCATTCCCCACCCGGAGTATCACCACCGGGCGTTTGTGTTGGTGCCGTTGGCGGAAATTGCCCCGGATTGGCGTGACCCCCACACGGGATTGACGGTGAGAATTTTGGCGCAAAAGGCCGATCGCTCAGGAATTATGATAATTAGAGATAGTTGA
- a CDS encoding DUF58 domain-containing protein, whose product MPIPARLTYVLLLLGLPLAGGLGVPLGWEFSIIITSIYDVLILIAMFWDYGRNRPRRVALTPLDPGKLSVGRQNTITIVAQTGTYPAQIRLRDGVPVGWTVTPEPITAQLPPATVQDLTYRVRPEKRGEFPWQRLAVWQLTPWGLAWDHWRVGTPRPVAVYPDLLTLRELSMRLTLEGSGTLRRKRQLAGGTEFTELREYRTGDDPRLVDWKATARRGRPLVRVLEPEQEQTVLILLDRGRLMTGRIQGVTRFDWGLNAALALALAVLHRGDRVGLVGFDRQVSLWLPAQRGTNYLNHLTERSARLQPVLQEPDYVGVMQTVISQQTRRTLVVILTEVIDTTASSELMGALSRLPPRHLPLCVTLKDPLVTQQAHTFSVHPGLAYGRAVAVDLLHQRKIVLTQMQRQGVLVVDAPAHQVSTPLVEAYLRLKARGRL is encoded by the coding sequence ATGCCCATTCCCGCCCGATTGACCTATGTGCTGTTGTTATTGGGATTGCCCTTGGCGGGGGGATTGGGGGTGCCCCTGGGGTGGGAATTCAGCATTATTATCACCAGTATTTATGATGTGTTGATTTTGATTGCTATGTTTTGGGACTATGGCCGCAATCGGCCTCGCCGGGTGGCTTTGACTCCCCTTGACCCTGGTAAGTTGTCGGTTGGGCGGCAGAATACCATTACCATCGTGGCGCAAACAGGGACTTATCCGGCGCAAATTCGCCTGCGGGACGGCGTTCCGGTGGGTTGGACGGTAACGCCAGAGCCGATTACCGCCCAGTTACCCCCGGCAACGGTGCAGGATTTGACCTACCGGGTGCGACCGGAGAAGCGGGGGGAATTTCCCTGGCAAAGGCTGGCGGTGTGGCAGTTGACCCCTTGGGGACTGGCCTGGGATCATTGGCGGGTGGGTACCCCCCGACCGGTGGCGGTTTATCCCGACCTGCTCACCCTGCGGGAGTTGTCCATGCGCTTGACCTTGGAAGGGAGTGGCACCCTGCGGCGGAAACGGCAGTTGGCCGGGGGTACGGAATTTACGGAACTGCGGGAATATCGCACCGGGGATGACCCGCGTTTGGTGGATTGGAAGGCGACGGCACGGCGGGGACGGCCTTTGGTACGGGTACTGGAACCGGAACAGGAACAAACGGTGTTAATTTTGCTCGACCGGGGGCGATTGATGACGGGGCGGATTCAGGGGGTGACCCGGTTTGACTGGGGGCTGAATGCGGCACTGGCACTGGCCTTGGCGGTACTACACCGGGGCGACCGGGTGGGGTTGGTGGGATTTGACCGGCAGGTGTCCCTGTGGTTGCCAGCACAACGGGGAACCAATTACCTCAATCACTTAACGGAACGGTCGGCGCGTCTGCAACCTGTACTGCAAGAACCGGATTATGTGGGAGTCATGCAAACGGTGATCAGCCAACAAACCCGCCGGACGTTGGTGGTGATCCTGACGGAGGTGATTGATACGACCGCTTCTAGTGAATTGATGGGGGCGTTGAGCCGCTTGCCCCCCCGGCATTTGCCCCTGTGCGTGACCCTCAAAGACCCCCTGGTGACCCAACAGGCGCATACCTTTAGCGTGCATCCCGGCTTGGCCTACGGGCGGGCAGTGGCGGTGGATTTGTTACACCAGCGAAAAATTGTATTAACCCAGATGCAACGACAGGGAGTTTTGGTGGTAGATGCCCCCGCCCATCAGGTGAGTACGCCTTTGGTGGAAGCCTATCTGCGGCTCAAGGCACGGGGACGATTGTAG
- the truB gene encoding tRNA pseudouridine(55) synthase TruB, translated as MDGFLNLNKPLGITSHDCVAQVRRCLRLKRVGHGGTLDPLATGVLPIALGRATRLLNFLPTTKRYRATIRFGVQTGTDDLGGDILVQKPVSDLTLTQVQAVLPEFIGVIQQTPPAFSAIHIQGQRAYDLARRGETVVLPERSVEIFELIVENWQDGAFPELTLLVHCRAGTYIRSLARDVGRKLNIPATLSALTRTESGGMDLAHSTTLEQLQAEVQAQTWQPPAPDQMLNHLPAVTLPPQQVRPWCQGQKQVGSALPSPWWRVYDERGCFLGIGQQIGERELKPHIVLVDPRLEC; from the coding sequence ATGGATGGTTTTTTGAACCTGAATAAACCCCTGGGTATCACCTCCCACGACTGTGTGGCGCAGGTGCGGCGTTGCCTACGCCTCAAACGGGTGGGACATGGGGGTACCCTTGACCCTTTAGCCACCGGCGTTTTGCCCATTGCCTTGGGGCGAGCCACCCGTTTACTGAATTTTTTACCTACGACCAAACGCTACCGAGCCACCATTCGCTTCGGTGTGCAAACTGGTACTGACGATTTGGGGGGAGATATATTAGTACAAAAGCCTGTTTCAGATTTAACGCTAACCCAAGTCCAGGCGGTACTCCCGGAATTTATCGGTGTTATCCAACAGACACCACCCGCCTTTAGTGCCATCCATATCCAAGGGCAGAGAGCCTACGACCTGGCTCGGCGGGGGGAAACGGTGGTACTGCCGGAACGGTCGGTAGAAATTTTTGAACTTATCGTAGAAAACTGGCAGGATGGAGCCTTTCCTGAACTAACATTATTAGTACATTGTCGCGCAGGAACCTATATCCGTTCCTTGGCACGGGATGTGGGAAGAAAATTAAATATCCCGGCGACTCTCAGTGCTTTGACCCGTACCGAGAGCGGGGGTATGGATTTAGCGCATAGTACAACATTGGAACAATTACAGGCGGAAGTACAAGCCCAAACCTGGCAACCCCCAGCCCCGGATCAGATGCTCAACCATTTGCCCGCTGTCACGTTACCCCCGCAACAGGTCAGACCTTGGTGCCAGGGGCAAAAACAAGTTGGGTCAGCCCTCCCATCTCCCTGGTGGCGGGTGTATGATGAACGAGGGTGTTTCTTGGGAATTGGGCAACAAATTGGGGAACGAGAACTCAAGCCGCATATCGTTTTGGTTGATCCCCGCCTGGAATGCTAA
- the kaiB gene encoding circadian clock protein KaiB, translating into MHRTTKKVYILKLYVAGNTPNSVRALATLRDILATEFKGVYTLKVIDILANPRLAEEDKILATPTLARILPPPVRRIIGDLSDREKVLIGLDLLYDELVEEELLG; encoded by the coding sequence ATGCACCGCACCACCAAAAAAGTTTACATTCTCAAGCTGTATGTGGCGGGAAATACCCCTAATTCGGTGCGGGCTTTGGCGACGTTGCGGGACATTTTGGCAACGGAATTTAAGGGGGTTTATACCTTAAAAGTGATTGATATTCTCGCCAACCCCCGCCTTGCCGAAGAGGATAAAATTTTAGCCACCCCCACCTTGGCACGGATTTTGCCCCCACCGGTGCGGCGGATTATTGGTGACCTGTCGGACAGAGAAAAAGTATTGATCGGCCTAGACCTCCTGTATGATGAATTGGTGGAAGAGGAATTATTAGGGTAG
- the kaiC gene encoding circadian clock protein KaiC has translation MSSGTATGVQKIRTLIEGFDEVSHGGLPLGRCTIVSGTSGTGKTIFAMQFLYNGIIHFDEPGIFVTFEEAPEDIIKNVLSFGWNLQALIDQGKLFILDASPEPEGQQIIGDFDLSALIARMEYAVEKFKAKRVSIDSVTAIFQQYSGNNSVSMIRNELFIMVARLKKLQVTTVMTTERIEEYGPIARFDVEEFVSDNVVILRNVLEMERRHRTLEILKLRGTTHMKGEYPFTISREGVNIFPLGAMQLTQRSSNVRVSSGISTLDEMCGGGFFKDSIILATGATGTGKTLLVSRFLENACQRGERAILFAYEESRAQLSRNASSWGVDFERFERQGLLKIICAYPESTGLEDHMQIVRSEIGSFRPTCFAIDSLSALARGVSNNAFRQFVIGVTGFAKQQEITGFFTNTLDQFLGSNSITESHISTITDTILLLQYVEIRGEISRAINVFKMRGSWHDKGIREYVITSQGPDIQDSFRNLERIISGSPTRVMVDEKTELSRIMRGVQNPETLL, from the coding sequence ATGTCCAGTGGAACCGCAACGGGTGTACAAAAAATTCGCACATTAATTGAAGGGTTTGATGAGGTGAGTCATGGGGGCTTACCCCTTGGCCGTTGCACGATTGTCAGTGGTACATCGGGGACGGGAAAAACCATTTTTGCGATGCAGTTTTTGTACAATGGGATTATCCATTTTGATGAACCGGGGATTTTTGTTACTTTTGAAGAAGCCCCGGAGGATATTATCAAAAATGTCCTTAGTTTTGGTTGGAATTTACAAGCACTGATTGACCAGGGGAAGTTATTTATTTTAGATGCGTCCCCGGAGCCAGAAGGTCAGCAGATTATTGGGGACTTTGATTTATCGGCTCTGATTGCTCGCATGGAATATGCGGTGGAAAAGTTCAAAGCCAAGCGGGTTTCGATTGACTCGGTGACGGCGATTTTTCAGCAGTATAGCGGTAATAATAGTGTGTCCATGATCCGCAATGAATTGTTTATCATGGTGGCGCGGTTAAAAAAATTGCAAGTTACGACGGTGATGACCACGGAACGCATCGAGGAATATGGCCCGATTGCCCGGTTTGATGTGGAGGAATTTGTTTCGGATAATGTGGTGATTTTACGCAATGTATTGGAGATGGAACGCCGTCATCGTACTTTGGAAATTCTCAAATTGCGAGGCACGACCCACATGAAGGGGGAATACCCATTTACGATTAGTCGGGAGGGGGTGAATATCTTTCCTTTGGGGGCGATGCAACTCACCCAGCGTTCCTCGAATGTGCGGGTGTCTTCGGGGATTTCTACCTTGGACGAGATGTGTGGCGGCGGCTTTTTTAAGGATTCGATTATTTTGGCAACGGGGGCGACGGGGACGGGCAAAACCTTGCTGGTGAGCCGGTTTTTGGAAAATGCCTGTCAGCGGGGGGAGCGGGCGATTTTGTTTGCCTACGAGGAGTCCCGGGCGCAGTTGTCCCGCAACGCCTCCTCCTGGGGGGTGGATTTTGAGCGGTTTGAACGCCAGGGTTTGCTCAAAATCATCTGCGCCTACCCGGAATCCACAGGGCTGGAAGACCATATGCAGATTGTGCGCTCGGAAATTGGCAGTTTTCGTCCTACCTGTTTTGCCATTGATTCCCTGTCGGCCTTGGCGCGGGGGGTGAGCAATAATGCCTTTCGCCAGTTTGTGATTGGGGTGACGGGGTTTGCCAAACAACAGGAAATTACTGGCTTTTTTACCAATACGTTAGACCAGTTTTTGGGTTCAAATTCCATTACCGAGTCCCATATTTCTACGATTACGGATACGATTTTGCTCCTGCAATACGTGGAGATTCGGGGGGAAATTTCCCGGGCGATCAATGTATTCAAAATGCGGGGTTCTTGGCATGATAAAGGGATTCGGGAGTATGTAATTACCAGTCAAGGGCCGGATATTCAGGATTCTTTTCGCAATTTGGAACGGATTATCAGTGGTTCCCCCACCCGGGTGATGGTGGATGAAAAAACGGAACTTTCTCGCATCATGCGGGGGGTGCAGAATCCGGAAACGCTGCTCTAG
- the cobU gene encoding bifunctional adenosylcobinamide kinase/adenosylcobinamide-phosphate guanylyltransferase — translation MPPTNPHLTLITGPSRSGKSRWAEYLAANLGVSITYVATGIPDPADQEWQARITQHQQRRPAHWHTLEPPLDLVALCQQPPPNSGLLIDSLGTWVAQFLALDNPAWLNMQNQLLNALKITANPVILVAEEVGWGVVPAYPSGRLFRDRLGELMQEIGALAGCVYLVTGGWALNLTQLGQPVPRAAFPDSAPPA, via the coding sequence ATGCCACCAACCAACCCCCATCTGACCCTGATCACCGGCCCTAGTCGCTCCGGCAAAAGCCGTTGGGCGGAATATCTGGCGGCTAATTTAGGGGTATCCATCACCTACGTTGCCACCGGTATCCCTGACCCAGCAGACCAGGAATGGCAAGCACGCATTACCCAACACCAACAGCGGCGCCCTGCCCATTGGCACACCCTGGAACCGCCCTTGGATTTGGTCGCCTTGTGTCAACAACCGCCGCCCAATTCCGGTTTGTTAATTGATTCTTTGGGCACTTGGGTCGCCCAGTTTTTAGCATTAGATAACCCAGCCTGGCTCAATATGCAAAATCAGTTATTAAATGCCCTAAAAATTACCGCTAACCCCGTGATTTTGGTCGCCGAAGAAGTGGGCTGGGGCGTGGTGCCTGCCTACCCCTCCGGGCGGTTATTTCGGGATCGTTTAGGAGAATTGATGCAGGAAATCGGTGCCCTTGCTGGTTGTGTTTATTTAGTCACCGGCGGCTGGGCATTGAATCTCACCCAACTGGGTCAACCCGTTCCTAGAGCAGCGTTTCCGGATTCTGCACCCCCCGCATGA